TTACGGCCAGTAGCCATATAGGCCGCCACTTCTTCCGTACTCCACTTCTGAATGCGTGCATCCTTGCCGCGCAATGCAGGGGCAGTCCAGTCGTCCACCATGCCGCCGCTCAGGAAGCTCTTGTCGGAAAGACGCGTGCCGTCCTGCGCCATATAGCTGGTACGGGGGCTGTGGCAGGCCGCGCAGTGACCGGCACCTTCGGTCAGATACTGACCACGGATTTGCTGCTCATCACCGGCCATGGGCTTGAACTGGGACTCACCCGACAGGGCCAGCCAGTTCCAGGCACGGATGCCGAAGCGCATATTGAACGGGAAGCTTAGGCTGGTTGCTGCGACTTCGTTCTTGACGGGCTTCACTTCGGTCTGCAGATAGTCGAACAGAGCGCGCAGATCGCTTTCCGTCATGTAACGGTAGTTCTCGTAAGGCATGGCGGGGTACAGCTGCTGGCCGTGGCCACCAATGCCGTCCACCATGGCGGCGCGGAACTGGTCCATGGTCCAGTTACCAATACCGGTTTCCTTGTCAGGAGTGATGTTGGACGCCCAGATGGTGCCCATGGGGCTTTCAATGCCACGGCTACCGGCCATGGGCTCGCCACCCTTGGCGGTGTGGCAGGCCATGCAGTCACCAGCGCGCATGACTGCTTCGCCGCGGCCGGGCTCGGCCTTCCAGTCCGCGGGCAAGGCCTCGTTTGCGGGGGTGGACTTGAAAGGCACATAGATCAGCGCCAGTGCCGCGAGGATGCCGAGAACGATCAGTGCAATCAGGATGCTGAGGTATTTTTTCATCGTGTGCTCCTGCTCAGACCAGCGGGCGTGGGTTTTTCAGGTACATCGTGCGGATGGCGTGCAGCGTCCAGTACGCCAGACCGCCCACCATGCCGGTGGGGTTGTACTGGGTGTTCTGCACAAAGTTACCGGCGCCGAAGACGAACACGTTGTGCTTGTCCCATGCCTGGCAGTAGCGGTTGACCGCACCTTCAGTGGGCTTTTCTGACATGACGTGACCACCGGTGTTGTGCGTGGTCTGGTAGGGGCGTACGTCGAACTTGGCACCAATGTTTTTGAAACCAGACTGCAGCAGATCCGGCTTCAAAGCGTTGCCCACTTCCTCGGCCTTGATCTTCTGGTACTGGGTCATCTTGATGTCGTTGTCCTGCCAGTTGAAGGTCATGCGCATCAACGGACGGCCATGGGGATCCTTGTAGGTAGGGTCCAGATCCAGGTGGTTGTTGCGGTAGGACATATGCGAGCCGTGGGTACCGATCGACATCGAATGGCCGTACCACTCGCCAATGCCCTTCTTCCAGCCAGCGCCCCAGCCCGGCGTGCCCTTGGGCAGTGGCATGGAGCGGATAGGCTGTCCGTTCATGGTGCCTACGCGCCAGTAAGCGCCGCCGATAAAGCCCAGCTTGCCGAAGTCGTTCTGATTGATGCCGAAGTCATCGATACACATGCCGTTGGAGCCGTGACCGATGAAGGGGTTGAAGTTCTCTTCCTTGAAGAACAGCGTTACACCACCGTTCATCTGATAGGCGTAGTTCTTGCCCGTCACACCAGTGTTGGTCTTGGGGTCATAAGGCTTGCCAATGCCGGACACCAGCATCAGGTGCACGTTGTTGAGCTGGTAGGACGACAGAATCACCAGGTCTGCAGGCTGGAAGACTTCTTCTTGCTTGATGGCATCAAAGTAGGTCACGCCCGTGGCGGTCTTGCCGTCCGCTGAGGTTTCCACGCGCAGCACTTCAGAGTGGGTGCGGTAGCTGAAGTTGGTCTTGCGCTTGAGGGCATCCAGCACCGCCGTCTGGGGCGACGATTTGGAGTACTGGTAGCAACCAAAACGCTCGCAGAAGCCGCAGAAGTTGCAAGGCGCCATCTGCATACCATAGGGGTTCACATAGGACGTGGACGCAATACCGGCAGGTGCGGGGAATGGGTGCAGGCCCATGTTCTTGGCCGTTGCTTGAAACTTTGCAGCGTCATAAGTCGTGCCCAGCGCAGGCATGGGGTACTCTTTGGAGCGCCAGCCTTCGAAGGGGTTACCACCGGCCTGAATCTGGCCCTTGAGATTGCCAGCCTTGCCGGAAACACCGGCCACTTCGTCAAACTGGGTGAAGTAGGGCTCCAGCTCGTCATAGCTGACGGGGTAATCCATCAGGTTCATACCTTCCGGAATGATGGACTCGCCCCATTTTTCCTTCACATAGCTGCGCAGCTTGATTTCTTCGGGCTGTGGGCGCCACAGCAAACCATTCCAGTGCGTACCAGCACCGCCCACACCATTGGCGGGCAGGAAGGAGCCCATGGAACGGTAAGGCAATGCGGTTTCGCTGTCATCGCGGCGCACCGTCACCGTGGCCTGGCGAGGGTGCTGCATGTTCTTCAAACGCACGCCATAGGTGAGTTCGTCGATCTGATTGGGGTACTTGAACTCAGGCACCGTGTTCTGGTCACCGCCACGCTCCAGGGCCACGATTTCCAAGCCTTCAGCGGCCAATTCCATACCTGCGATAGAGCCAGTCCAGCCCAGGCCGACGATCACGACGTCTTTTTTCTTTTCAATGCGTGCCATGGTTATGCTCTCTCGCCTTTGATGGATACAGGGCCCAGGGGGTACTTCACGTTGTGCTGATCCACCCATTCGGCGTAGCTGGCACGTGCGCCGGGGAAGCCGATGTACTTCCAGGACTTCATGCCATGGTTGCCGCCGTGCACAGGGTCGGCAAAGTAGCCTTCCTTGGTGTTGGCCAGCAGCGTTGTGAAGAAAAAGCTCAGCTCAGGGTCCAGCTTGATCTCGCCCTTTTGCAGTGCGGTCAGGGCTTCGTCTTGCTGTTTGGGGTCCAGAGCCTTGAACTCC
The sequence above is drawn from the Comamonas sp. 26 genome and encodes:
- a CDS encoding cytochrome c, whose translation is MKKYLSILIALIVLGILAALALIYVPFKSTPANEALPADWKAEPGRGEAVMRAGDCMACHTAKGGEPMAGSRGIESPMGTIWASNITPDKETGIGNWTMDQFRAAMVDGIGGHGQQLYPAMPYENYRYMTESDLRALFDYLQTEVKPVKNEVAATSLSFPFNMRFGIRAWNWLALSGESQFKPMAGDEQQIRGQYLTEGAGHCAACHSPRTSYMAQDGTRLSDKSFLSGGMVDDWTAPALRGKDARIQKWSTEEVAAYMATGRNAHAVANGEMASVVEHSLQHMSDADLKAMAVFLKTMDGQAVEALPAKIATPGPRSMAPLPADEAGQATAALLKSASPDMPLGARLYLDNCAACHFTSGKGSPEIFPELQANSMVQGKDASPLVAVILNGTASLMTDRRPLNLVMQGYADRLTDSEVAALATFLRKGWGNQASDVSESQVSKVRKHVQAAAAPERAN
- a CDS encoding GMC family oxidoreductase, which encodes MARIEKKKDVVIVGLGWTGSIAGMELAAEGLEIVALERGGDQNTVPEFKYPNQIDELTYGVRLKNMQHPRQATVTVRRDDSETALPYRSMGSFLPANGVGGAGTHWNGLLWRPQPEEIKLRSYVKEKWGESIIPEGMNLMDYPVSYDELEPYFTQFDEVAGVSGKAGNLKGQIQAGGNPFEGWRSKEYPMPALGTTYDAAKFQATAKNMGLHPFPAPAGIASTSYVNPYGMQMAPCNFCGFCERFGCYQYSKSSPQTAVLDALKRKTNFSYRTHSEVLRVETSADGKTATGVTYFDAIKQEEVFQPADLVILSSYQLNNVHLMLVSGIGKPYDPKTNTGVTGKNYAYQMNGGVTLFFKEENFNPFIGHGSNGMCIDDFGINQNDFGKLGFIGGAYWRVGTMNGQPIRSMPLPKGTPGWGAGWKKGIGEWYGHSMSIGTHGSHMSYRNNHLDLDPTYKDPHGRPLMRMTFNWQDNDIKMTQYQKIKAEEVGNALKPDLLQSGFKNIGAKFDVRPYQTTHNTGGHVMSEKPTEGAVNRYCQAWDKHNVFVFGAGNFVQNTQYNPTGMVGGLAYWTLHAIRTMYLKNPRPLV